A genomic window from Vigna radiata var. radiata cultivar VC1973A chromosome 2, Vradiata_ver6, whole genome shotgun sequence includes:
- the LOC106756361 gene encoding chaperone protein dnaJ A6, chloroplastic produces MAISTFASTSATQWGIRPQMFAGSTVGKIASFKNNVSSKPSFMAAPNSTFCSRDSSSALFDKVSLPKLHGRRGSRLIVRADADYYSILGVSKNSSKSEIKSAYRKLARSYHPDVNKEPDAEKKFKEISNAYEVLSDDEKRSIYDTYGEAGLKGSGMGMGDFSNPFDLFETLFEGMGGMGGSRSSWNGAVEGEDEYYSLVLNFKEAVFGVEKEIEIRRLENCGTCNGSGAKPGTKSSKCSTCGGQGRVVQSTRTPLGIFQQSMTCSSCNGAGEISTPCNTCSGEGRVRKTKRISIKVPAGVDSGSRLRVRNEGNAGRRGGPSGDLFVVLEVIPDPVLKRDDTNILYTCKISYIDAILGTTVKVPTVDGMVDLKIPAGTQPSSTLVMSKKGVPLLNKKNMRGDQLVRVQVEIPKKLSKDERKLIEELADLSKGKTAATSGRR; encoded by the exons ATGGCCATCTCTACTTTTGCCAGTACATCAGCTACTCAATGGGGAATTCGTCCTCAGATGTTTGCGGGGTCGACCGTGGGAAAGATTGCATCATTCAAGAATAA TGTTTCAAGCAAGCCAAGCTTCATGGCTGCCCCAAATTCAACCTTCTGTTCTCGAGATTCCTCTAGTGCTCTTTTTGACAAAGTTTCTTTGCCGAAATTACATGGTCGCAGGGGATCAAGGTTGATAGTTAGAGCAGATGCA GATTACTATTCTATCCTTGGGGTCTCAAAAAATTCTAGCAAATCTGAAATTAAGAGTG CTTATCGGAAGCTTGCCCGGAGTTATCATCCTGATGTTAACAA AGAACCTGATgcagaaaagaaatttaaagaaattagtaATGCATACGAG GTCTTGTCAGATGATGAGAAAAGATCCATATATGATACATATGGAGAGGCTGGTCTTAAAGGTTCAGGAATGGGTATGGGG GATTTCAGCAATCCTTTTGACCTGTTTGAGACACTGTTTGAGGGCATGGGTGGCATGGGGGGCAGCAGAAGTTCTTGGAATGGAGCAGTTGAGGGTGAAGACGAGTATTACAGTCTTGTTTTGAACTTCAAAGAAGCTGTTTTTGGGGTGGAAAAGGAGATCGAGATTCGGCGATTAGAGAACTGTGGAACTTGCAATGGTTCAGGAGCTAAACCAGGGACCAAATCATCTAAGTGTAGCACTTGTGGTGGTCAGGGTCGGGTTGTTCAATCGACGAGGACTCCATTAGGCATCTTTCAGCAGTCTATGACTTGCTCTTCTTGCAATGGAGCTGGTGAAATTTCAACACCTTGCAATACATGTTCCGGGGAAGGTCGAGTGAGGAAGACAAAGCGGATAAGTATCAAGGTTCCTGCTGGTGTGGATTCTGGAAGCCGGTTAAGGGTCCGCAATGAAGGTAATGCTGGAAGGCGTGGGGGTCCTTCTGGCGACCTCTTTGTTGTTCTTGAAGTTATCCCAGATCCGGTGCTTAAACGGGATGACACAAACATTTTATACACCTGTAAAATATCTTACATTGATGCAATCTTGGGGACTACTGTTAAGGTTCCTACTGTAGATGGCATGGTGGATTTAAAAATCCCAGCTGGGACTCAACCAAGCTCAACACTTGTTATGAGTAAGAAAGGTGTTCCCCTGCTGAACAAGAAGAATATGAGGGGTGATCAATTGGTTAGGGTGCAAGTTGAAATCCCCAAAAAACTGAGCAAAGACGAGAGAAAACTTATTGAGGAACTTGCTGATTTAAGTAAAGGCAAGACTGCTGCCACCAGTGGTAGGAGATAA